Genomic segment of Bacillus sp. FJAT-45350:
CAGCTTCTACAGAGTCATAGCCTTCAAAGAACTTAATAGGAATATGGTTCACATATGTTACGCCGTTCTTTTCTTCTGTTAATGTAATTTTAATATCATCACCAATTACTTCAGCAACTGTGTACTTAGCTCTTAGTTGGTTAAAGAAATAATACTCGTACGTTTCAATTAATCTAAGACCCTCATTATTTAATGATGTTTGGTACTCATCCCTATTTGTTAAAACAATATACTTTGCCATTTACATTCACTCCTTAAGAAATAGTTTTGTAAACTTACTTAAATAGTAAGAGGTAAGAAATCATGCATCATATTGTATTTTGTATACCATATAATAATAGTGTAAAGAACAAAACAACAATAGTCAATACATTAATTAGAAATTTTAAAAAGTTTCAGAAAATTGAAATTAACAATTGATTTAGTGTGTAAACATACTTTATACTATTTTTATAGTACAAATAAAATATTAAATAGAGAGGTGATAATATGCCACATGTAAAGCTTCATAAACATGATGACATTTTTGAAGGAGATGTAAAACAGGATGCTAATCTAGTTGTTCTAGCGGGAATCAAGCAATTTCCACATCCGCATTTATCTTATGGCTGTGGTATGGGGAAGTGTACAAAATGTGCTACTATCATTGTAAATGGAGCTGAAAAGCTGAACCCTCCGAACTGGAAGGAAGAAAAGATGCTAGGTGATAAATTGAAAGAAGGCTACCGTTTAACGTGTCAATTGACTATTTCAGACGATATTGAATTAGAACAAAAGTAATTTTTTATAAAGTTCTATGGTATACAAAAGACTGTATACAATAAGTTTCGTTTATTACGACAGTAGAAACAGTGTCAGGTTTTATTCCGAACTAGTTTTCAAATGAAAGATAGTTCGTTAGTATAACAGTATACAGTATACCAATTGAAAGGAGGGAACTCAGATGAATGCATATCTATTAACCGATATGACATGGGAAGAAGTAGAAAGGGCATTAGAGACTGTTGAAATTGCTATTATACCAATTGGTGCTCAGGAACAACATGGTCCTCATATGGCAGAAAGCTGTGATTCCGTATTAGCAACTGAAATGTCTAATCGACTTGCTGAAAGACTTTTTCCTCACGCATTAGTAACCCCTACGATTAATATGGGGATTTCACCACATCACTTAAACTTCCCAGGAACCATAACTCTTAAACCTAGTACATTACAAGCAATTTTAAGAGATATGATCGAGTCTTTAAAACACCATGGCATTAAACGCTTCTTATTATTAAATGCTCATGGCGGAAATCAATCAACATTAAGTGTTGCAAGTACAACTTTATCTCAAGAATTAGATGTACAAGTTTACTTTGCTAAAACCACAGCTTCAGCAAAAGAAGCGATGACACGTAATATTGATTCACCATTGTTTGGCCATAGCTGTGAAAGAGAGGTTTCTGAAGCTTTATATTTAGCTCCACACATTGTAAGAAGAAACTTACTTACAAAAGGAGATATTCAGGAGGAAGGAAGGTGGAAGATGCTTCGACCTGGCAAGCCATTACAAGGGTTCTATGCATATGAAGAAATGACCCGAAATGGATGTATTGGTGATGCGACAAAAGCTAGTGAAGAGATAGGTAAAGAAATCGTAGAAGAAGCGTTAACACGTTTAAGTGAGTCGGTTCGACTGATTATCGAGCAGGAAAATACCATTAATAACTTTCAGAATACTTAATTTATTGTAAGGGACAAATAACAGAGCTGACGGTTCAATTAAACCGTTTAGCTTTTAGGAGGTTCTTGGCATATGGAAGAAGTAACGTTAATGGCATCACACTGGATATTCTTAGCTGTGATCCTAGTGATTTTTACATTTATGATACTCAGGCGTGATGTTGTACTCCCTTCGATCCTTGGTATTTTTGTTTTAGGATTAATTTTCAGTGCTGGAAATGGTCCTATAAACACGGTAATCGGTGGTTCTCAAGTTGTCTTCGGTGGATTTTTGAATGCTGGTGTAGAATTATTTGATATTATGCTTGTTATTGCTTTAATGGTTGCAATGTTAAAGTCATTGCAATCACAAGGAGCAGACGTCTTAATGATTCAACCAATGAAAAAGTTAATGGTTAACCCATCAAGTGCATTCTTTATACTAGGGGGCACAATGTATGTAGCAGCTACATTCTTTTGGCCAACGCCTGCTGTTGCTTTAGTAGGTACTGTGCTTATACCAGTGGCTATGAAAGTAGGTTTACCAGCATTAGCAGCAGCTGTTTCATTAAACTTATTTGGACATGGTATGGCTCTATCAGGTGACTTAGTTATACAAGGAGCAACAAGATTAACTTCAGCTGCAGCTGGTGTGGACTCTTCAGCAATCTTGCCATATACTGCATTATTTTCATTACTTGTAGGTGGTATTGCTATCTCAATTTCTTTTTATACTATCCGTCGAGATATGAAGAGGGGCATCCTAACAAGTGATGCAAGCAGTACAATATTAGATCAAGATAAGAAAGCGCTTACAAATAAAGGTAATAAAGAAGAAATTGCTGCTACAGCTGAGGAAGCAAGCTTTCAGCATGGGAAATACGCACGTTTCTTATCGATACTCGTACCGGTTACATTACTTGTTATTGTCTCTCTAATGATTTATCGCTCATTTTTCGACCCAGATAATGCAATTCGAGGTGGAGCAGCAACATCATTATTAGGTGGTACCGCTGTAGTTCTACTAATTATTTCATCTATATTAAATGAAGGAAACAAAGCAATCGAGGGAATTGTTAGTCATTTACGAGAAGGTTTCTTCTTTGCTATTAAAATCTTTGCTCCGG
This window contains:
- a CDS encoding 2Fe-2S iron-sulfur cluster-binding protein, whose translation is MPHVKLHKHDDIFEGDVKQDANLVVLAGIKQFPHPHLSYGCGMGKCTKCATIIVNGAEKLNPPNWKEEKMLGDKLKEGYRLTCQLTISDDIELEQK
- a CDS encoding creatininase family protein, with protein sequence MNAYLLTDMTWEEVERALETVEIAIIPIGAQEQHGPHMAESCDSVLATEMSNRLAERLFPHALVTPTINMGISPHHLNFPGTITLKPSTLQAILRDMIESLKHHGIKRFLLLNAHGGNQSTLSVASTTLSQELDVQVYFAKTTASAKEAMTRNIDSPLFGHSCEREVSEALYLAPHIVRRNLLTKGDIQEEGRWKMLRPGKPLQGFYAYEEMTRNGCIGDATKASEEIGKEIVEEALTRLSESVRLIIEQENTINNFQNT